The nucleotide sequence GGGCAATGACCTTATCGCCCGCATCATTAAAACCGACGATGGGGTACTGCCATCCCCTAATGCCGTAATGGCCCATAATTTGTTCCGCTTGGGGCATTTGGACTACAATACGGGGTATACCGAAAAGGCGAAGCGTATGTTGTCGGCAATGGTGCCCGCCCTAACGGAAAGTGCACCGAGCTATTCTAAGTGGAATGCCCTTTTATTGAACCATACCTATCCTTATTTTGAGATTGCGGTGGTAGGAAAAGATGCTGAGGTTTTAATAAAGGCCTTAAATGAAATCCATTTGCCCAATACCCTAGTGGTAGGTAGTAAGGTGGAAAGCAATGCCCCTCTCTTTAAAGATCGTTATGTGGCTGATGGCACTTTTATTTACGTTTGTCGGAATACCACATGCAAGCTTCCGGTCAAGTCCGTTGACGAGGCTTTAGGGCAAATGCGAAACTTTTAAGCACAAGGAATACAATAATCCAATTGTTAAAAGTGGTGTTGCAATACTTTTTATTTATAAATTGTGACACACAAAATAAACAGACAAAACAACTCAACTATGCAGATTAAAGAATCGCCCGAACTCTATGATGTTATCATCGTTGGTTCGGGAGCGGGTGGCGGTATGGCCACCAAGCAATTGGCCGATGCGGGCCTCAAGGTCGCGGTGGTCGAGGCGGGCCCCTTTTTCGACCCGGCCGATCCGAAGACCATGACCCAATTGAAGAACCCCTACGATTCCCCCAGGCGGGGCGCCGGCACGGACCGTGCCTTCGGGGAGTTCGACATGTCCTATGGCGATTGGCACGTTGACGGCGAACCCTACACCCATGCCGAGGGCACGACCTTCAAATGGTGGCGTTCGCGCATGCTCGGTGGCCGTACCAACCACTGGGGCCGTATATCGCTGCGTTTCGGGCCGAAGGATTTCAAGGGCAAGACCCGCGATGGTCATGGCGAGGACTGGCCCATCGGTTACGATGACGTAAAACCGTACTACGACAAGGTCGACAAACTGATCGGGGTCTTCGGCACCAACGAGGGACTGGAGAACGATCCCGACGGTTTTTTCCTGCCTCCCCCAAAGCCTAGGCTCCACGAGCTTTTTTATATAAAGGGCGCCAAGAAATCGGGCATTCCCGTGATCCCCGGCCGGCTATCGATGCTTACCAAGCGCATCAACAACGAACGCGGGGTCTGCTTTTACTGCGGGCAGTGCAACCGCTCCTGTTCCATATATGCCGATTTCTCGGCCGGGAGCTGCCTTATCTTCCCGGCACAGAAGAACGGCGGACAGGTAAAGCTGTACGTCAACGCCATGGTACGCGAGGTCACCACCGATGAGGAGGGAAGGGCCACCGGGGTATCGTACATCGACAAGGAGGACAGGAAGGAATACAAGCTAAGGGGAAAGATCGTCGTATTGGCGGCCTCCGCCTGTAGCTCGGCGCGGATCCTTCTCAACAGCAAGAGCAAGCAGCACCCCAACGGACTGGGCAACAGCAGCAACCTAGTGGGAAGGTACCTGCACGACTCGACGGGCAGTAGCGGCGCGGCGTTCGTCCCGGGCCTCATGGACCGCGACGTGTCCTATAACGAGGACGGGGTCGGCGGCATGCACGTTTACTCGCCCTGGTGGGGCGACAACAACAAACTGGACTTCCCCCGTGGCTACCACATCGAGGTATGGGGGGGCATGGGCCAGCCCAACTACGGCTTCGGCTTCGACCAGGACAATTTCAACAAGCTCATGGGCCTGCCCACGGGCGGCTACGGCGACAAGCTCAGGAACGAGGTCAAAAGGTACTATGGCGCCGTAGTGGGCTTCGGCGGAAGGGGCGAGGGCCTCGCGGTAAAGGACAACTATTGCGAGATCGATCCCACCACGGTCGACGATTACGGTATCCCCGTACTGAAGTTCAACTATAAGTGGTCCGATATCGAAGTGCGCCAGGCCAAGCACATGCAGGATACCTTCGAGGAGATCACCCATAACATGGGCGGCATCTATCTCAACAAACCCGGCAAGGACAGGGACT is from Zobellia galactanivorans and encodes:
- a CDS encoding GMC family oxidoreductase yields the protein MQIKESPELYDVIIVGSGAGGGMATKQLADAGLKVAVVEAGPFFDPADPKTMTQLKNPYDSPRRGAGTDRAFGEFDMSYGDWHVDGEPYTHAEGTTFKWWRSRMLGGRTNHWGRISLRFGPKDFKGKTRDGHGEDWPIGYDDVKPYYDKVDKLIGVFGTNEGLENDPDGFFLPPPKPRLHELFYIKGAKKSGIPVIPGRLSMLTKRINNERGVCFYCGQCNRSCSIYADFSAGSCLIFPAQKNGGQVKLYVNAMVREVTTDEEGRATGVSYIDKEDRKEYKLRGKIVVLAASACSSARILLNSKSKQHPNGLGNSSNLVGRYLHDSTGSSGAAFVPGLMDRDVSYNEDGVGGMHVYSPWWGDNNKLDFPRGYHIEVWGGMGQPNYGFGFDQDNFNKLMGLPTGGYGDKLRNEVKRYYGAVVGFGGRGEGLAVKDNYCEIDPTTVDDYGIPVLKFNYKWSDIEVRQAKHMQDTFEEITHNMGGIYLNKPGKDRDYGLHAPGEIIHEVGTTRMGDDPRTSVTNRFNQLHDVDNVFIVDAGPFVSQADKNCTWTILALSWRASDYIIEQIKKQNL